The nucleotide window tataacttgtaaaaacaataaggtattttatatgtttataaaaaTGCTTATGTTGGTGACAGGTTGTGAACCGATATATTGATGAAGGTGTTGCAGAACTTGTCCCTGGGGTTCTCTTTATCGACGAGGTGACTTCATCGTTAACTTTCTCCCTAATTAAAGCCTGCAATTGTATTGCATCCATTTAATGAAGTTCTAATGCTTCTTTACAGGTGCATATGCTAGATATGGAGTGTTTTTCCTATCTTAACCGTGCTTTAGAGAGCTCGCTATCTTCAATAGTAATCTTCGCCACAAATAGAGGAATATGCACTGTAAGGTATGATGAAACTAAAATTGTGTATTAAGTTTTGCTGAAGTGGAAAGTTTGAAGAAACTAGataaatgaaatttgattaCTAGTAGCCCGTCATTTTTGAGGTCTGTAGTTAATTAGTCTTCTTCAGTGCTGTATGCATGACCTGATTTTGCAGTATCTCAATGGGGCATGTCTCTGtgttttcatgatttgttgGGGCATAGAAGTTTCTTAACACAAAATTGCGATCATATTTGTTAGCAGTTACAGATTAATATGATcccattttaattatttttatcatgttcaAAATTGAGTGTAAGAATGACTGTTCTTTTACAGAGGGACTGATATGACCAGTCCTCATGGTATACCTGTTGACCTATTGGATCGATTGGTGATCATTCGAACACACACCTACGGTCCAGCTGAAATAATTCAGGTAAATGATGGCCTTCAACTTTCTTTCAAATAGCCTTTCAATATGTCAAACGTGCTAATTTTGGATGCTCCAACATACAGATTCTAGCTATCCGAGCTCAAGTGGAGGAACTTGTTGTGGATGAGGAAAGTTTAGCTTTCCTTGGGGAGATTGGACAATGGACATCTCTAAGGTCTGAATTCTAGATTACTTGTTATCTAACTTTTTCCTTTCGTATGTGACTTATATGTGTTGTTTATCATATCAGGCATGCGGTTCAGCTTTTATCACCTGCGAGCGTTGTCACCAAGATAAATGGCAGAGACAACATCTGCAAGGTAATAATGAATTGAACGTTTGCACTTGAAGTAATTTGTTTACTTTATCCCTTTAACGTACGTTGCTGCTGTTTTGAAATTTGTAGGCGGATCTTGAGGAAATTTGTTCACTTTATTTGGATGCAAAATCATCTGCCAAGCTACTTCATGAGCAGCAAGAAAAATACATATCATAATGCTATTTTCAAACTGCTTGGTATTATTCTTGTAAGGAAATAGTTTCCTACCTAGGACAAACTCGCAATCCTATGATCCATTTTGTTAGACCTTAGAAGTGCCTAATTGCTGCATTTCCTATTGAGCATGGTGACACTGTACCTTGCGGTTTCCTCCATGCAAGATCCCTTCTCTCTGCTGCAGTCTTCCGGCAACAACAGTGATAGATCTTCTTTGGTACGGTGGTGTCATGAACGGGAGAGGAGAGTCTAATTGGCTGCCAGAGTTATTTGACCgtgtttatactttttttttttttttttgtcatttggCTATTTGTGGTTTTGGATCATCATTCTTGTATAAATGATTGTAATGTTCATTTTCATAGTTTCATTCACTAATGAGAATATAGAATTACAATCCATTCAATCTAACTCTTTTCTCTCAATTTCTCCCTAAATCATTTGTTGCTAGAGTAACAAGAAAATTGTTGTGCTAACACAAACAACAGAACAATCATGTGCTCAGTTCAACGATCATCGATTCATACATTCTACATCATCACAGAGACTTGTGGGATGATCTAACATTAATGATACGACTACTCTAACTCTCTCATAAACCTAATATTGACCCCTGGAGAAATTCTTCTACTTTGTAACATGATTCAAGGTTTATTGGTGAAAATTTTGGTGAAGTTTTGTAGGGAATTAGGGTCACTTGCTTCTATTTGATTGACATGGAATGATGAAAATGAATTCTCAATTGCCAAATTTCATAGAATTAAAATTTCCAAAGTGAACACGGGCCACTATAGACATAATGAAGTTGTATGTTATAATCTATTTAATTATTCTGGTAATCCTATATCTGTAAtgatataattcaaaaaaattatgaaatgaaGCTAAAAGTATCCAAAGCATCCTACGTGGATATGTGTCATACAGGGAAACAATTACTATTTAAAGTGTTTCTACTTCCTTACTCTTACGTGACTTCAGTGCTGAACATCATACATAAATACAAGACATTGGACAGGATATTGACACatgtaataatttaaaaagtagAAGTGAATGTATAAAACCATACGAGTTATCTGCGTTGAACATCAGAAATGTCCTCAAACTAAAGTGGCGTGTGTTATTTAAAGAATCCTTAAACTGTATAGGTTGAGAAGTTGTTTAGGGTAGTGATTTGTTTAATTCTCCATGTGACTGCATATTGAGTGATTTTGGTTGCTCGCTTAAATTGGATCTTGTGGCAAGTATTACAAATTTAGAGTTAGTGAAAATATAGTTAGTTAATAAGGGTTTGTTATTAGGTTGTTAGTTTGTTAACTTCATACAAGATCTATATATAGCACATCTCATATACTCATATATcatcttttaatcaaaataattaatacgaATTTGAAGAAATGTTATGGAACTTTCAGACTTATTTAAAACTGTCCAAAGAAATGAAACTCTCATGTTCTAAAGTATTATTGCAACAAAGCTACAAAATGTAGCTTTAACTATTGACTAGCATGCGTTAGAATGTGCTTCCAAAGtaaaataaacatggaacgTACAAAGTGTTTAGGGTATTAATTTTTCAAAGACTCACTCAATTTTTAAACTGCAATGATCAATGTCTTCGTAAGTATAGTTCATTTGATAAAGACCATTGTAATATGTAGAGATTAAACTTCAAACACACGATTTtccatttattcattttaattgGTGAAATTTTAACCCCTAAATTACttgacaaaataatttttttttataaacgatTTGTTTTTACATCACCTTTGTTTTGTTATCCCCTCCCTAACCTGTAGAGTAAAACAAGTTGGGGGCAACATATCATAATATAATCAACAAATTGGGGCAATATTTTTACAGTACAATCAACAATGATCTTAAAACCAAGGATTTATATCATATACATGATCAATAGTAAGAAACATAAAATTTCGACGTCGACATCGCAACATAAAGTCACGACATTCACCGTCGTTGGTGGCCTTCTGCGTAGCCTCTTAGTTAGCGTATGGCTACTCCATCATGAGATTCATTATCGATCAGGTTCATCACAACTAAATTTCTTCTAACTTAGAAATTTAAATTATTCTAAACCACTAGTTACTTACTATTTGGTTCATACCTCTGCCATGACACATTAATCATGAGTTCTTATATCAGTTCTAGTCAATTAATTAATCTTCCAACACATACGACATGGTATTCAATGCATGAAGTCGGAACGTCTTATATATGAAGCCTTAAGGACACATTAACTCCAGTAGtgaataataattttaacactccttcaaaataaataaatattgatttctttattttggtaaaaataaaataataatttcccacgaaacctaaaaataaataaaaccacttatatatattgtttgttttcaaCTAGCTTCGCGTATTTATGACAGTGCAATTCTTGTTCTTTCTTGTCGAGATGGTGTTAAAACCGAATCCATTACTATTGATCAACAAATGACAAGATTTCAACTTCCAAGGCTTATATTTATCCACGATCTTGATCAGGGAGGAGCAGATCCATGGAACGTTGTAGATCAAGTAAAATCTAAGCTTAATCATCGTTGTGCTGCAATTCAAGTTCCAATATGCATTGACGATTGTTATGTTGGATTTGTTGATCTTGTCAAGTTAAAGGCCTACTTTTTTAGCTCTTGTGGACTTTTTGATCTTGCCAACAAGTTAAAGGCCTACTTTTTTCGCTCTGAAATACCTGATTATGACGATGCAAGAGAAGTACCCAAAGATATGCAAGCCTTTGTGTTGAAAAAAAGACACGAACTCATTGAAATTGTATCAGAGATTGATGATAAAATTTCTGAAGCTCTTCATGGTGGCAGCCAAATTCCAGAGTCTTATCTGGATGATGCAATTCGGAGGGCAACTATAGCAAGGAAATTTGTACCAATTATCATAAGTGATGAGAGATATGAGGGGATAGAAGTATTTATGGAGGGTGTAATTAGGTATTTGCCGAGTCCAATCGATGTTAGTAATTATGCTCTTGATCAAAATAGGAATGGCGAGAAAGTTGAATTGTCTGGAAGTATTGATGCTCCATTTGTTGCAAAGGCTTTCGTAACTTGGTATAggatgtatttaaaattaacttaCCTAAGAATTTATCAGGGTGTTATTAAGAAGGGTGATTTTATTACAAATGTTAACACTGGTAAGAAGATTGAGATTCCTCGTTTGGGTAAGAGACGTGAACATGATGAGAGTGAGGAAGTTGATAAAATCAAGGAAGTTGATGAAGCTCATGCTGGAgaaattgtttttgtgtttgatgCTCATCTTGAATCTGGAGATACTTTTACCGATGGGTCTGTTAGATATATAATGACTTCTGCTGCTGATGTTCCTGCTTATTCGGTCTCAAAAGATTGTGGAGAGAAATTTTCAAATGGTGTGAATTGATTCATTCTAGAGAAATAATTGGTTTGGTTTATTAGCTTTGCAATGGTTTGTTTCTtatttataacttattttttatgctGAATCTGTTGCTTAATTATTGATACTGTGTTCTGCATTTAACACTTGATCCTATCTCTGTTGTCAATATTATCTATTTGATTCTTAAGTTTAACATTTTGTTGCCTTGTTCTAGTCTTCTGCGAAATGTCCTTTTTAAGGTTACTTGCTCCTATTTGATTGACATAGAATGATGAAAGTGAATTCTCAATTGCCAAATTTCATAGAAGATATTAGGCATCTAAATTAACATACTAAAACAAAGGAGAGAATTAACATTTTCAAAGTGAACACAGGCCACTATAGACATAATGAAGTTTGtatgttataatttatttaattattctgGTAATCCTATATATCTGTATTGgtataattcaaaaaaaattatgaaatgcAGCTAAAAATAACCAAAAGCATCCTACGTGGATATGTGTCATACGGAAAGAGCTACTATTTTAAGTGTTTCTACTTCCATACCCTTATTCTGTCTTATATTCAATATTGAAaatagatacatacattatatATATGACATTGACATGTCGACACatgtaataatttgaaaaaaatgaaagcgAATGTATAAAATCACAAGTCATCTGTACCGAACATCATATATATCTTCAAACTAAAATGTCGTGTGTTATTTAAAGAATCCATACTATCTCATCCAAATCACAGTTTGTTAAAACTTTTTATAGAAATCTTCTTatatttgaataataattatttaaagaatttttttacaagagaaaaATTACACGTTAGGTTCTTACCTCTCTTTCCCTTGGGAAAAACATCATTAGAGTACTAGTATCAATTATTTTGAATTACTATACAACAGAAACTAGCATTTTCTTTTGGAATTCCTATAAAGTTTGAACGACTGTCAATGATATAAATTCCTTGAGTGCAGTGAATTCAAAGGTCAATATGAGACGTGTGTTTGGAGGCTTAAACACATGTCTCGTATTGACTTTTCCATGATTTTGAGTTATTTTCATGATATAGTTTAATATGTACGTCCAGTTGACACAaattaaaccaaacacacaaataaCCTTTATGAATCTCTCAGTCAGCACCCTAACTAGGCCAACATATTTAGgaatataatttattatgttgttattttacttttactagaatttttatgtttttaattagtTAATAGTACACTAcatcaattgttttttaactatttttcttgGAAAATACTAGTGtcacatatatattttgttggcttaattgcacttttgatcccctatcttttcaaaagttgcgattttggctcttaactaattaaaatacaagacaaccccctatgtattggatttttggcagttttggcctccaatgccacttttgacttagtcttcgctgacgtggcacgcACATTCCTTatgtgaggtgccacgtgtcgaccATTGTGGGTGCCACCTCAGCGAAGACTAAATCAAAAGTGATATTGGgaccaaaactgtcaaagatccaatacataggaggctgttttgtattttaattaattagaaaactaaaatcgtaacttttaaaaagataaagagtcaaaagtgcaattaaacctttttttttaacgaagTTCAGTGTCACATATTAACAACacccatttttcttttattgataTTTGTAGATAAATCCCAGTGCAACATTGCTTTTTGCACGTTCTGTTGTTTCCCCAAGTAGTTGTTTTATATGTATGTGATTcagtgaaagtagaaaatcaCTTTTCATGAAAATAATGTATCTGACTCATAGACTGATGCTGCCGTAGTTCTATTTCTCTTGTCATACATCAACCCAAATTATGCTCTATGACAAGAGTACACTATATAGTTCATAatcatatattatgtatatgagataaatagttatttagctccgtgtaaaaatatttttaaatagtttttgattatgtattatgttaattaaaatagtattttatgttgaaatgctTCTTTGATACGATTATTTCAGTctttcaatatatttatttattatcatatcaATTCTTATAAGTATTTACTGTCATATCAGTAATATATGAAAAGAGTTAATATCAACAACGAAAAACTATTTTAACgtcaaaaactattttgactaacaaaatatacaataaaaaaatatttttgaattttgatacattgatgACTATTATGGTTATCGTTGCATTTTTAAGAACCAAAATaacttttctcaaaaaaaaaaaaaaaagaagaaccAAAATAACTATTTTGGTTGGTTGGTTTATAGTTATAAGAaccaaaattactatttatctatattttgatTGCTCGAGTTattaaaaatgtattatttaaaattttaaagatagttttttcaaaaacaaattttttatttttgagttattaCTTAAAACATTCTTGGCATGTTAGCATAACCAATTAAATAAACCAAAGGAAGAGTATATGTTGTTGTGTCGAGagttaaaaggaaataatatttgaacaatcattaaaTTTCTATCAtattttcactatatttttattatatcttttttctttttcctctctttattattttagtgcaataaaaagagagagaaaaaatttcTTCGAACATTATCTAAAAATGGGTTTACAAACATCATTACTCAAAGATAAAATGCATGGTCTTCTCTTTGTTAGTTTCAAAATCATTACTCACTTCATTTCAAAACAAGTGATCAATTTGACCATTTTACTGATATTATGACAAATGTATAAAAAAAGAGTTACttttactaaattatccttTTAAGATATTGATGCGTTGAACATCATGATAAATGCAATTTAAAAGTGATGAGaataatattaagaaaaatgcacttaatattaattagatagTACAATCAATAACTAATAATgcattttcttccaaaaaaaacactaatagtgcattgaaaataaaaaaaaaatcattcattttAGAACATATTTCTACAAATGAATCTCTCAATATAAGACAGAATGAGTTGataaaacatgaagaaaaagaaaatgggaacaaacaaaaagaaaacaaagtgaAAATTCCAAACTTGAATGGAATTGGAAAGAGGAACACATGGTACTATCATACAAGACAGGTTGTCCATCTCCTCTTGCCCTTTTAACGGTCAAACGTTGCTTTCTTTTGTTCATGTCTTCTTACTTTTTCTTGGATTCCCCAATATGATTGGTAAAATATGATGGATCATGTTTTTTCTTGCTTTCAAAGTATGATTATGAAATTATTGGCCTATCATCTTTACTATGACTCAAATTTGATGGACACTTTATCTAGCATAGTTTAATACCCCTTTGGTCTCATTTATTAAAGACATCTGAGTTTTaataaaagttgatgtatttagttaaaattttgaatcataTAAATCAATCTTTATGgattaaaatatcttttataaatAGAACTAAAGAAAGTAAGTGGTTAAATTCTAATGGCTAATGAATTTCAACATACAAGTTTAAATTATGATTTGAgcaattttttattagattttacttacgaataaattttaaattactagCTTTACGTTCTTATTCTAAGAACTGTAGGATTAAGACAAAACTAGAtacttatttaaaaagaaataagggTTCCTTATTCTTATGTGAAGACTACTATTTTAATTTAGAGAATGATAATTAGACATCTTATAAGATTTCGGTTGATTCAATATTTCAGCTCTATAGACAAATTACACGTAAATTCAATTGTAATTGTTTGTTCAATGTTCTTTTGAAACGACCAACGTTAGTATTGTTtgtaggaaaatgttttgttatCAGACTTAACAAATATCATTAGGACACTTGTTAGTAGGACACTCTAAGAACTGTAGGATTAAGACAAAACTAGATACTTATCTAAAAAGAAATAAGGGTTCCTTATTCTTATGTGAAGACTACTATTTTAATTTAGAGAATGATAATTAGACATCTTATAAGATTCCGGTTGATTCAATATTTCGGCTCTACAGACAAATTACACGTAAATTCAATTGTAATTGTTTGTTTAATGttcttttgaaacaaccaaTGTTAGTATTGTTGGTAGGAAAGTGTTTCGTTATCAGACTTCttaacaaatattatttgaacaCTTGTTAGTATGACCTTAATGAAAAAACGTTACGACTCGGAATCAAATCATTGAATTTCATGTCACCCTTTTCCTTAACTATTTCACCTCAAGCACCAAATCATCCTTATATCCCGTAAGTATTTGCTTAATGTTGATAGTTCTCTTCATGATATGTTGATAATCCTCCATTGTTGCTAATGTTGTAagtcaataaaatataaacatagtTATATGATTGACAAGAACTCATTTTACGTGTTTTCTTGACAAAAACTCATCTGATGTTATTCCTTTAACATGAATTCCTTATTAAATATTTCATGGGTGCACTTGTTTAATTGATGATGATTAAATGTGGGCTGGAATGATACATAATCAATGTTCTAACAATGCACATCGACTTGATCAAGATGTTAATTAACAACCCTTGgtataatatataattctaTAACTAGTTTTAATTAAGATTAATGA belongs to Medicago truncatula cultivar Jemalong A17 chromosome 6, MtrunA17r5.0-ANR, whole genome shotgun sequence and includes:
- the LOC11414489 gene encoding elongation factor G-1, mitochondrial, coding for MTRFQLPRLIFIHDLDQGGADPWNVVDQVKSKLNHRCAAIQVPICIDDCYVGFVDLVKLKAYFFSSCGLFDLANKLKAYFFRSEIPDYDDAREVPKDMQAFVLKKRHELIEIVSEIDDKISEALHGGSQIPESYLDDAIRRATIARKFVPIIISDERYEGIEVFMEGVIRYLPSPIDVSNYALDQNRNGEKVELSGSIDAPFVAKAFVTWYRMYLKLTYLRIYQGVIKKGDFITNVNTGKKIEIPRLGKRREHDESEEVDKIKEVDEAHAGEIVFVFDAHLESGDTFTDGSVRYIMTSAADVPAYSVSKDCGEKFSNGVN